In Silene latifolia isolate original U9 population chromosome 3, ASM4854445v1, whole genome shotgun sequence, a single window of DNA contains:
- the LOC141649528 gene encoding ETHYLENE INSENSITIVE 3-like 3 protein has protein sequence MTKFNQARRKKMSRARDGILKYMLKLMEVCKARGFVYGIVPEKGKPVSGSSDNLRAWWKEKVKFDKNGPSAIVKYEVECATMIEGANKGNGQSTLQDLHDATLGLPFSSLMQHCDPPQRKYPLEKKDIKFSLIST, from the coding sequence ATGACCAAATTCAATCAAGCTAGAAGGAAGAAGATGTCTAGAGCGCGGGATGGAATTTTGAAGTATATGTTGAAGTTGATGGAGGTTTGTAAAGCGAGGGGTTTTGTGTATGGGATAGTTCCTGAGAAGGGAAAACCAGTTAGCGGTTCATCAGATAATCTAAGGGCTTGGTGGAAAGAGAAGGTAAAATTTGATAAGAACGGACCTTCTGCTATAGTCAAGTATGAAGTCGAGTGTGCAACAATGATAGAGGGAGCTAATAAAGGGAATGGTCAAAGTACTCTACAGGATTTACATGATGCTACATTGGGGTTGCCTTTTTCATCGTTAATGCAACATTGTGATCCCCCACAAAGGAAATATCCTCTCGAGAAAAAAGATATCAAATTCTCACTAATTAGCACATGA